In Anthonomus grandis grandis chromosome 6, icAntGran1.3, whole genome shotgun sequence, one DNA window encodes the following:
- the LOC126737710 gene encoding uncharacterized protein LOC126737710 isoform X2, giving the protein MRTRIYEMSSEHTSSESDQDQIQPPEESHLDPEWVDIADEHIEDELPEVPDLDAEWVDIEEEPPHFHFLVKISLRRLRSDRSSNRRTKCRSDASTHSDRSIFKTVHPKRFQALNTEKGTSTTDELLKLVLAQGEVIRRQLKKLRHSEHQIGYLEDKAHRARVRKHGSNYLLETYLKGLSEAVNPELDHITTVDKHSDSGVITEGDSEQSHNTNGKECKSNNNVEVTSDRFSPSSDEFNREIKDDDTSSTVSESALKEQSDLLEKIIKLNKNLLREEENLTKLDNNLKKYDRNKLVELQKVQGNEEVNKELTKLRTEMAKSSCEMQHNEIVLEETLEVLERRRKQLEHLHQALTNEDQEYEMLQALLYSNMQQRTRMGYNQIYRTKEMLDTLV; this is encoded by the exons ATGAGGACCCGGATATATGAAATGTCTAGTGAACACACTTCAAGTGAAAGTGATCAGGATCAAATCCAGCCACCCGAAGAATCACATTTAGATCCTGAGTGGGTTGACATTGCGGACGAGCACATTGAAGACGAGCTACCAGAAGTGCCAGACTTAGATGCAGAGTGGGTTGACATTGAGGAGGAGCCAccacattttcattttttg GTAAAGATTTCTCTAAGACGTCTAAGAAGTGATCGATCGTCAAACAGAAGAACGAAATGTAGATCGGATGCCAGCACTCACTCGGACCGAAGTATATTTAAAACCGTTCATCCAAAGAGGTTTCAGGCATTAAACACTGAAAAAGGAACCTCGACCACCGATGAGCTGTTGAAGCTGGTGCTAGCACAAGGAGAAGTGATTAGGAGACagcttaaaaaattaag acATAGTGAACATCAAATAGGTTACCTAGAAGATAAAGCGCATAGGGCAAGAGTTCGAAAGCATGGAAGCAATTACTTACTGGAAACTTATCTCAAAGGCCTCTCAGAGGCAGTTAATCCAGAACTAGATCACATTACAACAGTAGATAAACATAGTGATAGCGGTGTGATTACGGAAGGGGATAGTGAGCAGTCTCATAACACTAATGGAAAAGAGTGcaaaagtaataataatgttgag gtCACTAGTGATCGTTTTTCACCATCATCCGACGAGTTTAACCGAGAAATTAAAGATGATGATACCAGTTCAACAGTAAGTGAGTCTGCTCTAAAGGAGCAATCTGATTTACTGGAAAAAATCATCAAGCTGAATAAGAACCTGCTGAGGGAGGAAGAAAACCTTACAAAACTTgacaacaatttaaagaaatatgacaGAAATAAACTCGTTGAACTTCAGAAAGTGCAGGGCAACGAAGAAGTAAACAAGGAACTTACAAAGCTTCGCACCGAAATGGCGAAAAGCTCATGTGAAATGCAACACAACGAGATCGTTTTAGAGGAAACCCTGGAAGTACTGGAGAGAAGAAGAAAACAACTGGAGCATCTCCATCAAGCACTGACCAATGAAGATCAAGAATACGAAATGCTGCAGGCGTTATTATATAGTAATATGCAGCAACGAACCAGGATGGGTTACAATCAGATATATCGTACCAAAGAGATGTTGGATACCTTAGTATAA
- the LOC126737710 gene encoding ras association domain-containing protein 10-like isoform X1, with translation MWLSDRSRHSRLPDDSDLDSSCSSGEEIPIWVRGEQRYVSGVTEETTCMDVIQVLCQDEGKRGRHMGLPEHYQITERWRGVEQSLDPYSKILDIWNTWGSAQAEVKISLRRLRSDRSSNRRTKCRSDASTHSDRSIFKTVHPKRFQALNTEKGTSTTDELLKLVLAQGEVIRRQLKKLRHSEHQIGYLEDKAHRARVRKHGSNYLLETYLKGLSEAVNPELDHITTVDKHSDSGVITEGDSEQSHNTNGKECKSNNNVEVTSDRFSPSSDEFNREIKDDDTSSTVSESALKEQSDLLEKIIKLNKNLLREEENLTKLDNNLKKYDRNKLVELQKVQGNEEVNKELTKLRTEMAKSSCEMQHNEIVLEETLEVLERRRKQLEHLHQALTNEDQEYEMLQALLYSNMQQRTRMGYNQIYRTKEMLDTLV, from the exons atgtggctGAGTGACCGAAGTAGACATTCTAGGCTCCCAGACGATTCGGATCTGGACAGTAGCTGCAGTAGTGGCGAAGAAATACCAATTTGGGTCAGAGGTGAGCAACGTTATGTGTCAGGAGTAACGGAAGAAACCACGTGTATGGATGTTATACAAGTTCTGTGTCAAGATGAAGGAAAAAGG GGACGACATATGGGATTACCAGAACATTACCAAATCACTGAAAGGTGGCGGGGGGTGGAACAGTCTTTGGATCCCTATTCCAAAATATTGGATATATGGAACACTTGGGGATCTGCACAAGCTGAA GTAAAGATTTCTCTAAGACGTCTAAGAAGTGATCGATCGTCAAACAGAAGAACGAAATGTAGATCGGATGCCAGCACTCACTCGGACCGAAGTATATTTAAAACCGTTCATCCAAAGAGGTTTCAGGCATTAAACACTGAAAAAGGAACCTCGACCACCGATGAGCTGTTGAAGCTGGTGCTAGCACAAGGAGAAGTGATTAGGAGACagcttaaaaaattaag acATAGTGAACATCAAATAGGTTACCTAGAAGATAAAGCGCATAGGGCAAGAGTTCGAAAGCATGGAAGCAATTACTTACTGGAAACTTATCTCAAAGGCCTCTCAGAGGCAGTTAATCCAGAACTAGATCACATTACAACAGTAGATAAACATAGTGATAGCGGTGTGATTACGGAAGGGGATAGTGAGCAGTCTCATAACACTAATGGAAAAGAGTGcaaaagtaataataatgttgag gtCACTAGTGATCGTTTTTCACCATCATCCGACGAGTTTAACCGAGAAATTAAAGATGATGATACCAGTTCAACAGTAAGTGAGTCTGCTCTAAAGGAGCAATCTGATTTACTGGAAAAAATCATCAAGCTGAATAAGAACCTGCTGAGGGAGGAAGAAAACCTTACAAAACTTgacaacaatttaaagaaatatgacaGAAATAAACTCGTTGAACTTCAGAAAGTGCAGGGCAACGAAGAAGTAAACAAGGAACTTACAAAGCTTCGCACCGAAATGGCGAAAAGCTCATGTGAAATGCAACACAACGAGATCGTTTTAGAGGAAACCCTGGAAGTACTGGAGAGAAGAAGAAAACAACTGGAGCATCTCCATCAAGCACTGACCAATGAAGATCAAGAATACGAAATGCTGCAGGCGTTATTATATAGTAATATGCAGCAACGAACCAGGATGGGTTACAATCAGATATATCGTACCAAAGAGATGTTGGATACCTTAGTATAA